A single Candidatus Neomarinimicrobiota bacterium DNA region contains:
- a CDS encoding calcium/sodium antiporter, whose translation MIVTALLLLTGIGMLYLGAEGLVWGGSRLATHFRVAPMVIGLSVVAFGTSLPEFAVSLYAVLEGVQDIAVGNVVGSNIANVALILASSAVIFPIACSYSIVRDDVLIVIGITMVFLGFSFDGEISRIDGGIMTTGIILYVLRLARSPAITTEVQIDPGGRLWQFILAVLMGLLILAVGTHLFTSSAVFIARLFGVSELVIGATIVAVGTSLPELATSIVAAVRRQSEIVLGNILGSNVFNMIAVLGIIPLIRPVEVPDQAKLIQMPIMLGLTVVLLPMLKYQQGIRRGMGLLLLCVYAAFIAYMYRSGGF comes from the coding sequence ATGATTGTTACCGCCCTGTTACTCCTGACCGGAATTGGAATGCTGTATCTGGGCGCAGAAGGCCTGGTGTGGGGTGGAAGCCGTCTAGCCACGCACTTTCGGGTAGCCCCGATGGTGATTGGCTTGAGCGTGGTGGCTTTCGGAACCAGTCTGCCTGAGTTTGCCGTAAGCCTTTATGCAGTGCTAGAGGGCGTACAGGACATAGCCGTAGGCAACGTGGTTGGCTCGAACATTGCCAACGTGGCCCTTATTCTGGCATCCAGCGCCGTCATTTTTCCGATAGCATGCAGCTACTCCATAGTACGGGATGATGTGCTTATCGTAATCGGGATCACTATGGTGTTTCTCGGTTTCAGTTTCGACGGCGAGATCAGTCGCATTGATGGGGGCATAATGACGACGGGGATTATCCTTTATGTTCTACGTCTGGCCAGGAGCCCCGCCATCACAACGGAGGTGCAAATAGATCCCGGGGGTCGCTTATGGCAGTTCATTCTGGCTGTACTGATGGGGCTTCTCATTCTGGCGGTAGGTACCCACCTGTTCACGAGTTCCGCGGTGTTCATAGCCCGCCTGTTTGGTGTATCCGAGCTGGTTATCGGAGCAACCATTGTGGCCGTTGGGACCTCCCTTCCGGAGTTAGCCACTTCCATAGTGGCGGCTGTCCGTAGACAATCGGAGATCGTCCTGGGTAATATCCTGGGTTCAAACGTATTCAACATGATCGCAGTCCTGGGGATTATCCCACTTATCAGGCCTGTTGAGGTGCCCGATCAGGCTAAATTGATACAAATGCCCATTATGCTGGGTCTGACAGTGGTTCTACTGCCGATGCTCAAGTACCAGCAGGGGAT